One genomic region from Zalophus californianus isolate mZalCal1 chromosome 14, mZalCal1.pri.v2, whole genome shotgun sequence encodes:
- the INPP5J gene encoding phosphatidylinositol 4,5-bisphosphate 5-phosphatase A isoform X3 — protein sequence MPPSTEGPRLALASPRPTLAPLSTPGGQKTALARHSSSLAPTSVGQLVMSASAGPKPPPVTSGSVLAPASLGQLVTSALAGPRPPPATLRPRLSPMSRDQKQVPPASVGPKPALAASGLSLALASEEQPPQPPSNSSPVPSPVLSSSQDQALAPASVTSASASVGWTPAKQRDAPAPKPLPSSEEHLQPSAQASGPAGSTSLIQPPADPWISPSFRARPEAPRSSPEDPVLPRPPQTLPLDAGQGPPEPASRSPGLLSPTFRPGASSAQTVPPPLPKPPRSPSRSPSRSPNRSPCVPPAPEMALPRPGTQGAGPSGHLSPSLRPQETPAPVTTSPSTPTSSSCWSAQPTCKSDPGFWITVVTWNVGTAMPPDDVTSLLHLGSGGDDSDGADMIAIGLQEVNSMINKRLKDALFTDQWSELFMDALAPFNFVLVSTVRMQGVILLLFAKYYHLPFLRDVQTDCTRTGLGGYWGNKGGVSVRLAAFGHMLCFLNCHLPAHLDKAEQRKDNFQTILSLQQFPGPGAHGILDHDLVFWFGDLNFRIESYDLHFVKFAIDSDQLHQLWEKDQLNMAKNTWPILKGFQEGPLNFAPTFKFDVGTNKYDTSAKKRKPAWTDRILWKVKAPGVGPSPSGRESHRLQVTQHSYGSHMEYTVSDHKPVAAQFVLQFAYRDDVPLVRLEVADEWVRPEQAVVRYRIETVFARSSWDWIGLYRVGFRHCKDYVAYVWAKHEDVDGNIYQVTFSEESLPKGHGDFILGYYSHTHSILIGVTEPFQISLPTSEPASSSTDSSSTSSEDEDDSTLELLAPKSRSPSPGKSKRHRSRSPGLARFPGFVLRPSSRERRGASRSPSPPSRRLPRGAPDRSNDGGSRGSSEEGPSGLPSPWASPPSVPRSLGLLPALRLETVDPGGGGSWGPNREAPAPSSQGRQGLEEGGLGP from the exons ATGCCACCTTCCACAGAGGGGCCAAGGTTGGCTCTGGCGTCTCCTCGACCCACCCTGGCTCCACTGTCTACCCCTGGAGGGCAGAAGACAGCTCTTGCCCGCCATAGTTCCAGCCTAGCTCCAACATCTGTGGGCCAGTTAGTCATGTCTGCCTCAGCTGGGCCGAAGCCACCTCCAGTGACCTCAGGCTCAGTCCTGGCTCCAGCATCCCTGGGGCAGCTGGTGACGTCCGCCTTGGCAGGGCCGAGGCCTCCCCCAGCCACCCTGCGGCCCAGGCTGTCTCCAATGTCCAGGGACCAGAAGCAGGTGCCACCTGCCTCCGTGGGACCCAAGCCAGCACTGGCTGCCTCAGGCCTGAGCCTGGCCCTGGCATCTGAGGAGCAGCCCCCACAACCCCCTTCCAACTCTTCCCCAGTGCCCAGTCCGGTTTTGTCATCCTCTCAGGACCAGGCCCTGGCTCCAGCTTCTGTGACGTCAGCCTCGGCCTCTGTGGGATGGACACCAGCTAAACAGAGGGATGCCCCAGCCCCTAAACCTCTCCCCTCTTCCGAAGAGCATCtccagccttcagctcaggcatCTGGTCCTGCAGGCTCCACATCCTTGATCCAACCCCCCGCAGACCCCTGGATCTCCCCCTCCTTCAGAGCCCGGCCTGAGGCCCCCCGCAGCAGCCCCGAGGATCCTGTCCTGCCCCGGCCACCCCAGACCCTGCCCCTGGATGCGGGCCAGGGCCCTCCAGAGCCTGCCTCCCGTTCCCCAGGACTTCTGTCCCCCACCTTCCGGCCAGGGGCCTCCTCGGCCCAGACTgtgcccccacctctgcccaagCCACCCCGGTCTCCCAGCCGTTCCCCCAGCCGCTCCCCCAACCGCTCCCCCTGtgtccccccagcccctgagatggccctccccaggcctggcacCCAGGGTGCAGGGCCTAGTGGGCACTTGAGCCCCAGTCTTCGGCCCCAAGAAACTCCAGCTCCGGTCACCACCTCCCCTTCTACCCCCACCTCATCATCCTGTTGGTCAGCTCAGCCTACCTGCAAGAGCGACCCTGGCTTCTG gatcaCTGTGGTCACATGGAACGTGGGCACGGCCATGCCGCCTGACGACGTCACATCCCTCCTCCACCTGGGCAGTGGCGGTGATGACAGCGATGGGGCAGACATGATTGCCATAGG gttgcAGGAAGTGAATTCCATGATCAACAAGCGGCTCAAGGACGCGCTTTTCACAGACCAGTGGAGCGAGCTCTTCATGGACGCACTGGCACCCTTCAACTTCGTGCTG GTGAGTACTGTGCGGATGCAGGGCGTCATCCTGCTGCTGTTCGCCAAGTACTACCACCTGCCCTTCCTGAGGGACGTGCAGACTGATTGCACGCGCACTGGCCTGGGTGGCTATTGG GGCAACAAGGGTGGAGTGAGCGTGCGACTGGCGGCCTTCGGGCACATGCTCTGCTTCTTGAACTGCCACTTGCCAGCGCACCTGGACAAGGCAGAGCAGCGCAAGGACAACTTCCAGACCATCCTTAGCCTCCAGCAGTTCCCGGGGCCCGGGGCGCATGGCATCCTGGATCACGA CCTCGTGTTCTGGTTTGGGGACCTCAACTTCCGCATTGAGAGCTATGACCTGCACTTCGTCAAGTTTGCCATCGACAGCGACCAGCTCCACCAGCTCTGGGAGAAGGACCAG CTCAACATGGCCAAGAACACCTGGCCCATCCTGAAGGGCTTCCAGGAAGGGCCCCTCAACTTTGCACCCACCTTCAAATTTGATGTGGGTACTAACAAATATGATACCAG TGCCAAGAAGCGGAAGCCAGCCTGGACAGACCGTATCCTGTGGAAGGTCAAGGCTCCGGGTGTAGGTCCCAGCCCCTCAGGACGGGAAAGCCACCGCCTCCAGGTGACCCAACACAGCTACGGCAGCCACATGGAATACACAGTCAGTGACCACAAGCCAGTGGCTGCCCAGTTCGTCCTGCAG TTTGCCTACAGGGACGACGTGCCGCTAGTGCGGCTGGAGGTGGCAGATGAGTGGGTGCGACCAGAGCAGGCTGTGGTGAGGTACCGCATCGAAACCGTGTTCGCCCGCAGCTCCTGGGACTGGATCGGCTTGTACCGG GTGGGTTTCCGCCACTGCAAGGACTACGTGGCTTATGTCTGGGCCAAACACGAGGATGTGGATGGGAACATCTACCAG GTGACCTTCAGTGAGGAGTCGCTGCCCAAGGGCCATGGAGATTTCATCCTGGGCTATTACAGCCACACGCACAGCATCCTCATTGGTGTCACTGAGCCCTTCCAG ATCTCGCTGCCCACCTCGGAGCCGGCCAGCAGCAGCACAGACAGCTCAAGCACCAGTTCAGAGGATGAGGATGACAGTACCCTGGAGCTGCTCGCACCCAAGTCCCGTAGCCCCAGCCCCGGCAAGTCCAAGAGACACCGTAGCCGCAGCCCAGGCCTGGCCCGCTTCCCTGGCTTTGTCCTGCGGCCTTCATCCCGTGAACGCCGTGGTGCCAGCCGCAGCCCCTCACCCCCGAGCCGCCGCCTGCCCCGGGGGGCCCCTGACAGGAGCAATGATGGTGGCAGCCGGGGCAGTAGTGAGGAGGGGCCCTCTGGGCTGCCCAGTCCCTGGGCCTCCCCACCGTCTGTGCCTCGAAGCCTCGGCTTGCTGCCTGCCTTGCGCCTGGAGACCGTCGACCCCGGTGGGGGGGGTTCCTGGGGACCTAATCGGGAGGCCCCAGCCCCCAGTAGCCAAGGCcggcaggggctggaggaagggggtcTGGGGCCCTGA